In one window of Polynucleobacter sp. AM-7D1 DNA:
- a CDS encoding amidase codes for MSDAVITLNQLDVPKIRELISTGSSSCVELTDLFCQQAKGIDEKITALAFFHPKAILRQAALVDDGHARGLNHSARLEGVPVALSDNIDSIDMFSTIGSPLLEGRHPRWDASIVKRLRDDGAITFCKAKVAEFNLGQAPEVCNPLDLERQVGLAAGAAAALVASGIVPVAVGTQSLGSIAESASYCGVVGFKPSSSLISQSGLFRASKTLEQVGIFSKTVEDAALLAEIVLGSDEQDPDTKGVLPRPLLAVCKEEIPFKPNFVFLKTPDWLDMEAEAKEAIEALLEELADQITIIDLPESTIQSKEWHELIAQAEFTQALETQERQISKKPPKRIADMIKAGSKITAQEYLRALNAIEMVSSSFDEFFDRFDCILTPSSLGFAPLKSEAARTGSLANSLWAVTGMPTISLPILQSGNGLPLGVQLTGKQFDDARLLRTARWFLNHFNQ; via the coding sequence ATGAGTGACGCAGTCATTACCTTAAACCAGTTAGATGTCCCCAAAATTCGAGAGTTGATCTCGACTGGGTCATCTAGCTGTGTTGAGCTCACCGATTTGTTTTGTCAACAGGCAAAAGGAATTGATGAAAAAATTACTGCGCTTGCTTTTTTTCATCCCAAAGCCATTTTGCGACAAGCGGCTTTAGTTGATGATGGTCACGCACGTGGCTTAAATCATTCAGCCAGGCTTGAGGGCGTTCCGGTGGCACTCAGTGACAACATTGATTCCATTGATATGTTTTCCACTATTGGATCTCCTTTGCTGGAAGGGCGTCATCCGCGCTGGGATGCCTCTATTGTTAAACGCTTAAGAGATGATGGTGCTATTACTTTTTGCAAAGCCAAGGTTGCCGAATTCAATTTGGGTCAGGCGCCAGAAGTTTGCAATCCATTGGACCTCGAGCGACAAGTTGGATTAGCTGCTGGGGCCGCCGCTGCTTTAGTTGCTAGCGGTATCGTACCTGTTGCAGTGGGCACACAATCTCTAGGATCTATAGCCGAATCTGCTTCTTATTGTGGTGTAGTGGGCTTTAAGCCTAGCAGTAGCCTAATATCGCAATCGGGTCTCTTTCGTGCTTCAAAAACACTCGAGCAAGTTGGTATCTTTAGTAAGACTGTAGAAGATGCCGCTTTACTAGCTGAGATTGTCTTGGGCTCCGATGAGCAGGATCCGGATACTAAAGGCGTTCTTCCAAGACCGCTCTTGGCGGTTTGCAAAGAAGAGATTCCTTTTAAGCCGAATTTTGTTTTCTTGAAAACGCCAGATTGGCTTGATATGGAAGCTGAGGCAAAAGAAGCCATTGAGGCTTTGCTTGAAGAGCTTGCTGATCAAATCACCATCATTGATTTGCCTGAGTCTACGATTCAGTCAAAAGAGTGGCATGAGCTTATTGCGCAGGCGGAGTTTACCCAGGCTTTGGAAACACAAGAACGTCAAATCTCTAAAAAGCCTCCTAAGAGAATTGCTGACATGATTAAGGCGGGCTCGAAGATCACTGCTCAAGAATACCTCCGAGCGCTCAATGCTATTGAAATGGTGTCAAGTAGTTTTGATGAGTTCTTTGATCGCTTTGACTGTATTTTGACGCCTTCAAGCTTAGGCTTTGCACCATTAAAGTCTGAAGCAGCAAGAACTGGTAGTTTGGCAAATTCTCTTTGGGCGGTAACTGGTATGCCAACAATTAGCCTACCAATTTTGCAATCAGGCAATGGACTCCCATTGGGGGTTCAGTTGACTGGTAAACAATTCGACGACGCTCGTCTCTTAAGGACTGCGCGTTGGTTTTTAAATCACTTCAATCAATAA
- a CDS encoding sulfite exporter TauE/SafE family protein yields the protein MDYSTLISPALGILVGILMGLTGAGGGILSVPLLVFFLGLPIAEAAPIALCAVALASSIGAILGLRNKILRYKAAGFMAIFGLALSPLGLWVAPQIPNAPLQILFSLILLYVAIRLLSQARNELKGIPEPNRKPPPCLMNPSIGKLQWTVPCARALMVSGSLAGFLSGLLGVGGGFIIVPALKRYTDLPVKSIVATSLGVLAIVTGGGAIFSAASGNLNLIVAAPFSLAALVGLLFGQLLGKKMSGPNVQLIFAIFTLLIAISLLIKGALNLHLDVFLK from the coding sequence ATGGACTACTCAACTCTTATCAGCCCGGCACTCGGCATCCTAGTGGGCATCCTTATGGGCCTTACCGGCGCTGGGGGTGGCATCTTGTCCGTACCGCTTTTAGTCTTCTTTTTGGGATTACCCATTGCTGAAGCGGCACCTATAGCACTGTGTGCTGTAGCCCTTGCCTCTAGCATTGGGGCCATTCTAGGCCTCAGAAATAAGATCTTGCGCTACAAAGCGGCTGGTTTTATGGCGATTTTTGGTTTGGCGCTTTCACCATTGGGCCTTTGGGTCGCACCCCAAATTCCTAATGCGCCCTTGCAGATCTTGTTTAGCTTGATTCTCTTGTACGTTGCCATTCGATTATTGAGTCAAGCCCGGAATGAACTAAAAGGCATTCCTGAGCCCAATCGCAAACCTCCCCCCTGTTTAATGAATCCATCAATCGGAAAACTGCAGTGGACAGTACCTTGCGCACGCGCCCTAATGGTTTCTGGAAGTCTTGCAGGTTTTTTATCTGGCTTATTGGGGGTTGGTGGTGGGTTCATTATTGTTCCAGCGCTAAAACGTTATACAGATCTACCTGTGAAGTCCATCGTAGCGACCTCGCTTGGAGTGCTTGCCATCGTTACTGGCGGTGGCGCAATTTTCTCTGCCGCTTCCGGCAACCTCAATCTCATCGTTGCTGCACCCTTCTCTCTAGCAGCGCTAGTTGGCTTATTATTTGGACAACTCTTAGGCAAAAAAATGAGCGGCCCGAATGTCCAACTCATCTTTGCTATTTTTACCCTATTGATTGCAATTAGTTTATTAATTAAGGGTGCGCTTAATCTGCATCTTGATGTTTTCTTAAAATAA
- a CDS encoding MBL fold metallo-hydrolase has translation MNAQHTPIIKDFFDPETWTYTYVVYEGEGSPCVIIDSVMNYDPKSGRTTTKSADEVIAFVKAHQLQVAWILETHAHADHLTAAPYLQSHLGGKLVIGDHITNVQKVFKGVFNLDENFKVDGTQFDQLLKEGESLPFGNLSLKALFVPGHTPACMAYEIGDAIFVGDTLFMPDVGTARCDFPGGDAKTLYRSIQKILSYSGETKLYMCHDYPPNNRPATGVTTVADEKANNIHVHDGVTEEQFVAMRTTRDKTLDMPTLILPSIQVNIRAGHFPEADSNGVAYLKIPLNAL, from the coding sequence TTGAACGCGCAACACACACCAATCATTAAAGATTTTTTTGACCCAGAAACCTGGACTTATACCTATGTGGTTTATGAGGGTGAGGGCAGCCCTTGCGTCATCATTGATTCAGTCATGAACTATGACCCCAAATCAGGCAGAACTACTACCAAGTCTGCCGACGAGGTCATTGCCTTCGTGAAGGCGCACCAGCTGCAAGTAGCTTGGATTTTGGAGACCCATGCCCATGCAGACCATTTAACTGCTGCTCCTTACCTGCAAAGTCACCTAGGTGGCAAATTAGTTATTGGCGATCACATCACTAATGTACAGAAAGTATTTAAAGGCGTCTTCAATTTAGATGAGAACTTTAAGGTGGATGGCACTCAGTTTGATCAATTGCTCAAAGAGGGTGAGTCACTCCCTTTTGGAAACCTCTCTTTAAAAGCCCTTTTTGTACCAGGCCACACCCCAGCTTGTATGGCTTACGAAATCGGTGATGCGATCTTTGTAGGTGATACCTTATTTATGCCGGATGTTGGTACAGCCCGTTGTGATTTCCCAGGTGGTGATGCGAAGACGCTTTATCGCTCCATTCAGAAGATCTTGTCCTACTCTGGCGAGACAAAGCTGTACATGTGCCATGACTATCCACCAAATAACAGACCTGCGACAGGTGTCACTACTGTCGCTGATGAGAAGGCAAACAATATCCATGTGCATGATGGCGTGACTGAGGAGCAATTTGTGGCGATGCGAACTACACGAGATAAAACCTTAGATATGCCAACATTAATATTGCCTTCTATTCAGGTCAATATTCGAGCTGGTCATTTTCCTGAGGCAGATAGCAATGGGGTTGCTTATCTCAAAATTCCATTGAATGCACTCTGA
- a CDS encoding metalloregulator ArsR/SmtB family transcription factor, whose protein sequence is MNMPISKAELKKMQSSADDACKLMKVLSNRDRMMLLCEIGQAEKCVSELETALDLHQPTLSQQLTVLRKEKLVKTRRDGKQIYYSLSSQVAVSVMSLLYKHYCKK, encoded by the coding sequence ATGAATATGCCTATCTCCAAAGCAGAATTGAAAAAAATGCAGTCATCAGCGGATGATGCTTGCAAGCTGATGAAGGTCTTATCTAACCGAGATCGCATGATGCTCTTGTGCGAAATCGGCCAAGCAGAAAAATGCGTTAGTGAGCTAGAGACTGCTCTAGATTTACATCAACCCACACTCTCACAGCAGCTCACGGTGTTGCGTAAAGAAAAGCTGGTGAAAACACGTAGAGATGGTAAGCAAATTTACTACTCCCTATCAAGCCAAGTTGCTGTATCAGTTATGAGTTTGCTCTATAAGCACTACTGTAAAAAGTGA
- a CDS encoding DUF2892 domain-containing protein, translating into MKCNVGGIDRILRIAVGIVLVALAANGIVGWWGWLGLIPLATGIFRFCPAYPLLGMNSCGTSSEADSCCK; encoded by the coding sequence ATGAAATGTAACGTCGGCGGTATCGATCGTATCTTAAGAATCGCAGTAGGCATTGTGTTAGTTGCGCTTGCAGCCAACGGTATCGTAGGTTGGTGGGGCTGGCTTGGACTAATTCCTTTAGCTACTGGAATTTTCCGTTTCTGCCCGGCTTATCCATTATTGGGAATGAATTCTTGTGGAACTTCATCTGAAGCAGATTCTTGCTGTAAGTAA
- a CDS encoding FAD:protein FMN transferase encodes MIRCKPLLGTFVEIRIEDELQSSKVLNEAFLAIEQVQSLMGFHNPESELSQINASSYLEPLQIHSWTAEVLSIAKEIYQLSNGLFNCGIGHLLVEAGLLPKHVCLGAHAFGGIEDVLFLEPNLVYSTVPLCLDLGGIAKGYAVDRAAEILFTGGIQSGSVNAGGDLRVFGDCSQDIHIRNPANPCELIHIGNIRKGAIATSGLYFSKRDTDDKSYLVNPLNQEYLEFSESYSVIANQCVYADALTKVVSISGNTQHPCLRHFSAQAIKVPNTLTP; translated from the coding sequence ATGATTCGCTGCAAGCCGCTTTTAGGCACCTTCGTAGAAATCAGAATTGAGGATGAGTTGCAATCTTCGAAAGTGCTAAACGAAGCTTTCCTAGCTATTGAGCAAGTGCAATCCTTGATGGGCTTTCACAATCCAGAGAGTGAGCTTTCTCAAATAAATGCCAGCTCATATTTAGAACCTCTTCAAATCCACTCCTGGACTGCTGAGGTGCTTTCGATTGCCAAAGAGATTTATCAACTCTCAAATGGCCTATTTAATTGCGGGATTGGGCACCTCTTAGTAGAGGCAGGCCTACTTCCTAAGCATGTCTGCTTGGGTGCTCATGCATTTGGAGGCATTGAAGATGTCCTATTTCTTGAGCCAAACTTGGTGTACTCCACGGTCCCACTCTGTCTTGATCTTGGAGGTATTGCTAAAGGCTACGCTGTGGATAGGGCGGCAGAGATCTTATTTACTGGCGGCATCCAATCTGGATCAGTGAATGCCGGCGGAGATTTGCGGGTTTTTGGCGATTGCAGTCAAGACATTCATATTCGTAATCCAGCGAATCCCTGTGAACTTATCCACATTGGCAACATCAGGAAGGGTGCGATCGCAACCAGCGGCCTCTACTTTTCAAAGCGCGATACTGATGACAAAAGCTATCTGGTCAATCCCCTCAATCAAGAGTATCTTGAATTTTCAGAGTCTTACTCAGTGATCGCAAATCAATGTGTCTACGCAGATGCCTTAACCAAAGTAGTGAGTATTTCTGGAAATACCCAGCACCCCTGCTTGAGGCATTTTTCTGCACAAGCCATCAAAGTCCCCAACACGCTCACCCCATGA
- a CDS encoding FMN-binding protein, producing MNWKPNPLLIIGLVAATIPIVAHAKIYVSIEKAQKILAPNKSLAKNPIIITDELQDKMRSASSIRHPFQGDRIWKASDGSWFIVDEVVGKHEMITYAVALNPSGAVTGIEILEYVESYGYEVAEDQWRKQFVGKTAVDPIKLNKDIQNIGGATLSCKHLTDGVKRVTVLYDIALKHQTSIPKAK from the coding sequence ATGAACTGGAAACCCAACCCCTTACTCATCATTGGCCTTGTTGCAGCAACAATACCAATAGTTGCACATGCCAAGATTTATGTATCTATTGAGAAAGCGCAAAAGATACTCGCTCCTAATAAGTCTCTTGCGAAAAATCCCATCATCATCACCGATGAATTACAAGACAAAATGCGTTCTGCTTCAAGTATTCGCCACCCCTTTCAAGGCGATCGAATTTGGAAAGCATCCGATGGGAGCTGGTTCATCGTAGATGAGGTGGTTGGCAAACATGAAATGATTACCTATGCAGTAGCACTAAACCCATCCGGAGCGGTGACTGGAATCGAGATTCTGGAGTATGTTGAATCCTATGGCTACGAAGTGGCAGAAGACCAGTGGCGTAAACAGTTCGTAGGTAAAACAGCAGTAGACCCTATTAAGCTGAACAAAGATATTCAAAATATCGGCGGCGCCACCCTTTCTTGTAAACATCTCACGGATGGCGTCAAGCGGGTTACCGTCTTATACGACATCGCCTTAAAACATCAAACTTCAATTCCAAAAGCAAAATGA
- a CDS encoding DUF6662 family protein, with protein MKLTIKRLVAFSILLATALHFSFANAGEGAFGWIYTLDLQPKGKLEFEQRLQLNKQQAAGTYDAWTARTELEYGLTNDLQIAGYINSYYTSANQNYTNPEACGDVASCTGGYGVPSSHDPATPYRKSGIEGGSLEAIYRLTNPVTSPVGVGLYLEPTWGRNKDEIEARLLLQSNFIDDRLVLAGNVVVANERLKFIENGNVPESMLDFLVGASYRFAPKWSAGVEARFHNDYSELNLRNQVQRATFVGPNMHYAAKDWWVTGAWRYQLKGGNCMGGGEAECSNARVWDSHSVNEFIVKVGFPLN; from the coding sequence ATGAAACTGACTATCAAAAGACTCGTAGCCTTCAGCATCCTATTAGCCACCGCCTTGCACTTCTCATTCGCCAATGCGGGCGAAGGGGCGTTTGGATGGATTTACACCCTCGATCTCCAGCCAAAAGGAAAGCTCGAGTTTGAGCAACGCTTACAGCTCAATAAACAGCAAGCTGCTGGCACCTACGATGCCTGGACCGCCCGAACTGAACTTGAATATGGCTTGACTAATGATTTGCAAATCGCTGGCTACATCAACTCTTATTACACCAGTGCAAATCAAAATTACACCAACCCCGAGGCTTGTGGTGATGTTGCAAGTTGCACAGGTGGATATGGGGTGCCATCAAGCCATGATCCTGCCACCCCCTATAGAAAAAGTGGCATTGAGGGTGGCTCCTTAGAAGCCATTTATCGACTCACTAATCCAGTGACATCGCCCGTTGGAGTAGGACTGTATCTAGAACCTACCTGGGGTAGAAACAAAGATGAAATTGAGGCTCGCCTTCTCTTGCAATCGAACTTCATTGATGACCGACTGGTATTAGCAGGCAACGTGGTCGTAGCAAATGAACGCTTGAAATTTATTGAGAATGGCAATGTCCCTGAATCCATGCTCGATTTTCTTGTAGGAGCTAGTTACCGATTTGCCCCCAAATGGTCTGCCGGTGTTGAAGCGCGCTTTCATAATGACTACTCAGAATTGAATTTACGAAATCAAGTACAGCGTGCAACCTTTGTTGGACCAAACATGCACTACGCTGCAAAAGACTGGTGGGTTACCGGTGCATGGCGCTATCAGTTAAAGGGTGGAAATTGCATGGGTGGCGGTGAAGCAGAATGCTCCAACGCCCGAGTTTGGGATAGTCACTCTGTCAATGAATTCATTGTCAAAGTTGGATTTCCTTTGAACTAA
- a CDS encoding DUF3820 family protein produces MDSEALVKLVTMKMPFGKHAGRALADLPGNYLAWFAREGFPQGELGQLLELMHTLDHNGLRGLLAPIQRAHGIAPRTREQ; encoded by the coding sequence ATGGATTCAGAAGCCCTGGTGAAGCTAGTCACAATGAAGATGCCTTTTGGCAAGCATGCTGGTCGCGCGCTTGCGGACTTGCCTGGTAATTACTTGGCCTGGTTCGCTCGCGAAGGCTTCCCTCAGGGTGAGCTAGGTCAGTTGCTGGAGCTAATGCATACCCTGGATCACAATGGATTACGAGGCTTGTTGGCGCCTATTCAGCGGGCCCATGGGATTGCTCCCCGCACTCGGGAGCAATAG
- a CDS encoding DNA/RNA non-specific endonuclease, translating into MNFLVKLFLLSSLWLPFSAFALFDQCKDLFPVQQIPSTSQEGRDLCFDDFAIYYSPLDKKPIYTVERLNGEQLQAPRPRRTNQFYEEARLPLNERALLSDYRGSGYDRGHNVPAGDMTRERGMAQSFSLANMMPQARQNNQGIWAKRVEEPTRMYIKRAQGDVYVFTGSIGHAGSIGKNKVTIPSHLYKLVYDPHRKLAWAYWIENTNDAQMRPPISYTELIQKTGIDFHLPVENGESKPVTQVDKGVTESRQALGGWYPVFFDQYSPEKVAAIITNIQLGKVSSVQIQYDRNAELAYKLQQEIETKTQMRVMLSQSSPPDSPNLSYERNRVAVVVHSK; encoded by the coding sequence TTCCTAGTCAAACTTTTCTTATTGAGCTCGCTTTGGCTGCCATTCAGTGCATTTGCCCTGTTCGATCAGTGCAAAGACCTTTTCCCAGTCCAGCAAATACCCAGCACTTCTCAGGAAGGACGCGACCTTTGCTTTGATGATTTTGCAATCTACTACTCACCTTTGGATAAAAAGCCTATCTACACCGTGGAAAGGTTAAATGGTGAGCAGCTTCAGGCTCCTCGCCCCCGCCGAACCAATCAGTTTTATGAAGAAGCTAGACTGCCTTTGAATGAACGCGCCCTACTATCCGACTATCGCGGTAGCGGCTACGACCGTGGGCACAACGTACCGGCTGGTGACATGACACGCGAACGAGGGATGGCGCAGTCATTTTCTCTAGCAAATATGATGCCGCAGGCTAGGCAAAATAACCAAGGTATCTGGGCAAAGCGGGTTGAAGAGCCTACCAGGATGTATATCAAGCGTGCGCAAGGAGATGTCTACGTCTTTACCGGCTCAATTGGTCATGCTGGCAGCATTGGTAAAAACAAGGTCACCATTCCAAGCCATCTTTATAAACTGGTCTATGACCCCCATAGAAAATTGGCGTGGGCTTATTGGATTGAAAATACCAATGATGCTCAAATGCGCCCACCGATCTCTTATACCGAACTGATTCAGAAAACTGGTATCGACTTTCATTTGCCTGTAGAGAACGGCGAAAGTAAGCCTGTTACACAGGTTGATAAAGGTGTCACTGAATCTAGACAAGCGCTGGGTGGCTGGTATCCGGTCTTTTTTGATCAATACTCACCTGAAAAGGTAGCAGCAATCATAACGAACATTCAATTGGGTAAGGTTTCTAGCGTACAGATTCAATATGACCGCAATGCAGAGCTAGCTTACAAACTGCAGCAAGAGATTGAAACGAAAACTCAAATGCGGGTCATGCTTTCACAAAGCAGTCCACCCGATTCACCCAATTTGAGCTACGAACGTAATCGTGTCGCAGTTGTAGTGCACTCAAAATAA